TTCATTGTATTGGATTTTCTTAATGAACATTTTATACACATTATTTGAAAAGCTTGCTGATAATCGACCACCAAATTTGTTTTTACCAGCGTCATTTACTGTTGCAGACCTTCCATCTACTAATACCAAACCACCTTCGGACAACTCCACACCAAATACCCTTTCTCCATCCTTATTAGTTTCCACTCTCCAACTTAATTCTGCAGTTGAGTTACCAGTTGCTTCTATGTTCTTTATAATAGCTTCAACTGACCCAGACATTGCTGCGAATCAGAataatattttacaaatttaatattttgataGACAAATCCttattttttggttatttttccAAACTAAGCaattttctgtaaacttttgcttaatatataataattaaaCTCCTTATAGTATGATCTGTAACAAGCCATGTATCAGATTATTTCAATCCATGTATCATAAAGAGGTATTTTTGCGATTGGCACGTGTGTAGCACAGTAACAGTTTGATGGCCTGAGGCGTCTAGTCAAGTTTAGTGGTCAGAGTTCTTGTTTGCTTTC
Above is a window of Hydractinia symbiolongicarpus strain clone_291-10 chromosome 3, HSymV2.1, whole genome shotgun sequence DNA encoding:
- the LOC130635759 gene encoding uncharacterized protein LOC130635759 gives rise to the protein MTALDGVNFYIYLTILIMLKTAMSGSVEAIIKNIEATGNSTAELSWRVETNKDGERVFGVELSEGGLVLVDGRSATVNDAGKNKFGGRLSASFSNNVYKMFIKKIQYNEAKSFTLIAAFEWKSTLVPVNDTATITSVKG